From the genome of Leptolyngbya sp. FACHB-261, one region includes:
- a CDS encoding aldo/keto reductase, protein MRTTQLGPTQLQVSAIGLGGMPMSIAGRPPEAQAIAVIHRALDLGITLIDTADSYCKDETDKHHNERLIHKALQQYEGDTGSVVVATKGGLMRPNGSWTRNGDPKHLRQTIRESFEALGGQRPIDLWQYHAPDHNYSIEESLAPAKEAVDSGLIRFVGVSNFSVEQIRQARKVVEIVSVQNQYNPWYRQPESDGVLQYCEQEGLTFLPWSPLGGSSRVGSLDSFPVLTRLAQEKGGSIYNIVLAWLRAKSPCVLPIPGASKVSSIEDSVRALDLQLSEAEVQQIDQQVKQGAAA, encoded by the coding sequence ATGAGAACAACACAACTGGGTCCGACCCAACTTCAGGTCAGCGCGATTGGCTTAGGCGGTATGCCTATGTCTATAGCTGGTAGGCCACCGGAGGCCCAGGCAATTGCAGTGATCCATCGTGCTCTAGATCTAGGGATCACCTTGATTGACACGGCTGATTCTTACTGCAAAGACGAAACCGATAAGCACCACAATGAACGCCTGATCCACAAAGCGCTGCAACAGTATGAGGGTGATACCGGCTCTGTTGTCGTTGCAACCAAAGGTGGCTTGATGCGCCCTAATGGCTCCTGGACCCGAAACGGCGATCCTAAGCACTTACGCCAAACTATTCGTGAGAGTTTCGAAGCTTTGGGTGGCCAGCGACCGATTGATCTCTGGCAGTATCATGCCCCCGATCATAACTACAGCATTGAAGAGTCTCTTGCTCCTGCCAAAGAAGCGGTTGATTCCGGTCTAATTCGCTTTGTTGGAGTTTCTAACTTCTCGGTTGAACAAATCAGACAGGCCAGGAAGGTTGTTGAAATCGTTTCAGTGCAGAATCAATACAATCCCTGGTACCGTCAGCCTGAGTCTGATGGTGTTTTGCAATACTGCGAACAGGAAGGACTAACCTTTTTGCCTTGGAGCCCTTTGGGAGGGAGTAGCCGCGTGGGAAGCTTAGATTCGTTTCCAGTGCTCACTCGTCTAGCTCAAGAAAAAGGCGGGTCAATTTATAACATCGTGCTGGCCTGGTTGCGGGCTAAATCACCCTGTGTACTGCCGATTCCTGGAGCTAGCAAAGTGAGCAGTATTGAAGATTCGGTACGGGCGCTCGACCTTCAGCTCTCGGAAGCTGAGGTGCAGCAAATTGACCAGCAGGTTAAGCAGGGAGCCGCGGCATGA